One Fusarium falciforme chromosome 1, complete sequence genomic window carries:
- a CDS encoding DNA-directed RNA polymerase III subunit RPC3 → MLVTKHAAELCALLVNDLYGELPSRILIALLTKGRSTISQLVQHTALTPRFLRNGLAVLIQQNLLYHHTDPDTDVTSYQANADACYNLVRSGKILDIIERQYGTAERELAQTLMLLGHARIADLSHAFGSRAPKTNGQTNGDHESHDGLIESESHLNSVLVRLIRAEIVETVRPESFRNPQDVYREIKDSITKTRPGEKSVFTKTQAQEEIQKQYRTFRDQPRVLKRQLDMSSDFGGPKRRKLTNGSAQNGHAYDDDAPRLNPNVVVRLNHSRCLVELRNQRLANFAAEMLGEVTGEVYRTVLDLLSADFSRCQPDPLIDELTAGQQTAVTTVDIFEHLDKSVNVQSGIGKTSKDKIDSESAERVRETAPDTDDDSDDSDAGPPGRKRIFDADEEDEWADDDDQNGEATNGERESKVRFEDAANGTDSRISQMRRHLLLLAESKHRFIRHCGTFGRGQWTVDFTRLMTHLRETELDAIIEQSHGRHGLRLTRILREKGKLDEKMLPSAALMKKTDVQGKMLAMQMAGIVDVQEVPKDSSRLANRTLFFWYFDKERAQTQALDDIYKAMLRCLQTLQVERHNQRNILSFVEREDVQGKEEEVMTTEHYNKYNKHLEVQSKLLGQVMRLDELVSVLRDY, encoded by the exons ATGCTCGTA ACAAAACACGCTGCTGAGCTTTGTGCTCTCCTAGTCAACGACCTCTATGGCGAACTGCCCTCG CGTATTCTGATTGCGCTTTTGACCAAGGGCCGCTCGACGATCTCCCAACTGGTCCAACATACGGCCCTTACTCCGCGATTCTTGCGAAATGGTCTCGCCGTTCTAATCCAGCAAAATTTGCTCTACCACCATACCGACCCCGACACCGACGTCACGAGCTACCAGGCCAACGCTGATGCTTGCTACAACCTTGTGCGATCTGGCAAGATTCTGGATATTATCGAGCGCCAATATGGCACCGCAGAACGAGAGCTGGCGCAGACTCTCATGCTTCTAGGTCATGCCCGCATTGCAGACCTTTCCCACGCTTTCGGGTCCCGAGCACCCAAGACCAATGGACAAACGAACGGTGATCATGAGTCACATGATGGACTCATTGAGTCAGAAAGTCACTTGAACTCTGTTCTTGTGCGTCTCATTCGGGCCGAGATTGTCGAAACTGTCCGTCCAGAGAGTTTTCGCAACCCCCAGGATGTGTACCGCGAAATCAAGGACTCTATCACCAAGACGCGACCAGGCGAAAAATCCGTCTTCACAAAGACCCAGGCGCAGGAGGAGATCCAAAAACAATACCGCACCTTTAGAGACCAGCCACGGGTCTTGAAGCGTCAACTCGACATGAGTAGTGACTTTGGTGGACCCAAGAGACGGAAGCTCACCAACGGGTCGGCACAAAATGGGCATGCGTATGACGACGATGCTCCACGTTTAAAT CCCAACGTGGTTGTCCGTCTAAATCATTCGAGATGTCTGGTCGAGCTGCGGAACCAGCGCCTGGCCAATTTTGCGGCAGAGATGCTCGGTGAGGTCACCGGCGAAGTCTATCGCACCGTCTTAGACCTCCTATCTGCCGACTTCTCGAGGTGCCAGCCAGATCCTCTGATTGATGAGCTTACCGCTGGTCAACAGACAGCAGTTACAACCGTCGATATCTTTGAACACCTTGACAAATCCGTCAACGTACAGTCTGGAATCGGCAAGACTTCCAAGGACAAGATTGATTCTGAGAGCGCCGAACGAGTTAGGGAGACAGCCCCGGACACGGATGATGACTCTGACGATTCAGATGCTGGCCCTCCAGGCCGCAAAAGGATCTTTGAcgcggacgaggaggatgagtgggcagatgacgatgatcAAAATGGCGAGGCCACTAACGGCGAGCGGGAGAGCAAGGTTAGATTCGAGGATGCTGCCAACGGCACCGATAGCCGCATCTCTCAGATGCGACGACACCTGTTACTTCTCGCAGAGAGCAAACACCGGTTCATCCGCCACTGTGGGACATTCGGTCGCGGTCAGTGGACGGTAGACTTTACCCGGCTGATGACACATCTGCGGGAGACTGAGCTCGACGCCATTATTGAGCAGTCCCATGGCCGCCACGGGCTGCGTCTGACACGCATTCTGCGAGAAAAGGGCAAGCTCGATGAGAAGATGCTTCCATCTGCTGCGCTCATGAAGAAAACGGATGTCCAGGGGAAAATGCTTGCGATGCAGATGGCAGGGATTGTGGATGTTCAGGAAGTGCCTAAGGATAGCAGCCGTCTGGCCAATCGCACCCTGTTCTTCTGGTATTTCGACAAGGAGCGAGCCCAGACTCAGGCCTTGGACGACATCTACAAGGCCATGCTGCGATGTCTGCAGACGCTCCAGGTAGAGCGGCACAATCAGCGGAACATTCTTTCGTTCGTGGAGCGAGAAGACGTCCagggcaaggaggaggaggtcatgACGACGGAGCACTACAACAAGTACAACAAACACTTGGAGGTGCAGAGCAAGCTTCTTGGGCAGGTCATGCGGTTGGATGAGTTGGTGTCTGTTCTCCGCGACTATTAA